A single genomic interval of Prunus dulcis chromosome 5, ALMONDv2, whole genome shotgun sequence harbors:
- the LOC117626911 gene encoding DNA repair protein XRCC3 homolog, whose translation MTPQNLLVLPLSTPKLSIGCPILDGCMGGGIPCNSITELVGESGSGKTQVCLQLTIRAQLPPSHGGLGGSSLYIHTEFSFPIRRLQQLANHYQASHANLIGLNPLEDIYVHAIHDAQQMVHVLRDIEAFMGIGHTRLPVKLIVIDSIAALFGSQYDRTPADLKCRSEMFFKISGKLKALANKFGVAVVLTNQVVDVIGPADGIDGVRLGNLECLHTSARRVSPALGLAWAHCVNSRVFLSRHEESVGVNSPYAHSTSIPSQTQRRLNVVFAPHLAPASSQFVITKEGVVGVSTVIG comes from the coding sequence ATGACACCACAAAACCTCCTGGTCCTTCCTCTTTCAACCCCTAAATTAAGCATCGGATGCCCAATACTAGACGGCTGCATGGGTGGCGGCATACCCTGCAACTCCATAACAGAATTGGTGGGGGAGAGTGGTTCTGGGAAAACGCAAGTTTGTCTCCAACTAACAATAAGAGCTCAGCTCCCACCCTCACATGGCGGACTAGGAGGGTCCTCCCTCTACATACACACAGAATTCAGCTTCCCAATTCGTCGACTGCAGCAACTAGCCAACCATTATCAGGCATCACACGCCAACTTGATAGGGTTGAACCCATTGGAAGACATATATGTTCATGCCATTCATGATGCACAACAAATGGTCCATGTGCTTCGAGACATAGAAGCATTTATGGGCATTGGTCACACCCGGTTACCTGTAAAGCTCATTGTCATTGATTCCATTGCTGCACTGTTTGGGTCACAATATGACAGAACACCCGCTGATTTGAAATGCCGGTCTGAAATGTTTTTCAAGATTTCTGGGAAATTGAAGGCTTTGGCAAATAAGTTTGGGGTGGCGGTGGTTCTGACCAACCAGGTGGTGGATGTCATTGGGCCAGCTGATGGAATAGATGGGGTGAGGTTGGGAAACTTGGAGTGCTTGCATACATCAGCCAGACGGGTTAGTCCAGCTTTGGGATTGGCTTGGGCACATTGCGTCAATTCAAGGGTGTTCTTGTCAAGGCATGAGGAATCTGTTGGGGTTAACAGTCCTTATGCACATTCAACAAGTATACCCAGTCAAACACAAAGGAGACTTAATGTTGTTTTTGCCCCACATTTGGCCCCTGCATCGTCTCAATTTGTAATAACAAAAGAAGGTGTAGTTGGAGTATCGACGGTAATTGGCTAA
- the LOC117628844 gene encoding transcription factor bHLH36-like produces the protein MDYIPSNTLQFDQALQQADELFQISCLPYTEHTTQENQALPPTPSQDGRDLTCRPKSGQKRRASISSSNITFGEIEDEQNPKGNKKIMHRDIERQRRQEMATLYASLRSQLPLEYLKGRRSISDHVHETVNYIKHLQSNIQELHNKRDGLKRSCDTSCSSSTSTAVTIENSLSPMKESVVLVRTCKVGVEVVVNTPMKQGLALSRLLEILKGEGLSTISCFSAQVNEKLIYTIESQVSDGKCIDMFELQQRLTKNL, from the exons ATGGATTATATTCCTTCCAATACACTCCAATTTGACCAAGCTTTACAACAAGCTGATGAGCTGTTCCAAATCTCCTGCCTTCCCTACACAGAGCACACAAcccaagaaaatcaagcacTCCCACCGACTCCATCTCAAGATGGTCGTGATCTCACTTGCAGGCCAAAATCTGGCCAGAAGCGCAGGGCATCAATATCTTCATCCAATATCACTTTtggtgaaattgaagatgagcAAAACCCAAAAGGCAATAAGAAGATCATGCATAGAGATATTGAACGGCAAAGAAGACAAGAAATGGCCACCCTTTATGCATCTCTTCGATCACAACTTCCCCTTGAATATCTCAAG GGAAGGAGGTCTATATCTGATCATGTTCATGAGACAGTGAATTACATAAAACATCTACAAAGCAATATCCAAGAGCTGCATAATAAGAGGGATGGGCTGAAAAGGTCGTGCGATACTTCATGCTCTTCCAGTACAAGTACTGCAGTAACAATAGAAAATTCCCTGAGTCCAATGAAGGAGTCTGTAGTATTGGTTAGAACTTGTAAAGTAGGGGTGGAGGTTGTGGTGAATACTCCCATGAAACAAGGGCTTGCTCTTTCAAGACTGCTCGAGATTCTGAAGGGAGAAGGACTTAGCACAATCAGCTGCTTCTCAGCACAAGTAAATGAAAAGTTGATTTATACGATTGAATCTCAG GTGAGTGATGGGAAATGCATTGATATGTTTGAGCTCCAACAGAGATTGACAAAAAACTTATGA
- the LOC117626968 gene encoding leucoanthocyanidin dioxygenase gives MVSSDSVNSRVETLSSSGIATIPKEYIRPKEELINIGDIFEQEKSTDGPQVPTIDLKEIDSENENVRERCREELKKAAVDWGVMHLVNHGISDELMDRVRKAGKAFFDLPIEQKEKYANDQASGKIQGYGSKLANNASGQLEWEDYFFHLVYPEDKRDLSIWPQTPADYIEATAEYAKELRALATKVLRVLSLGLGLEEGRLEKEVGGLEELLLQMKINYYPLCPQPELALGVEAHTDVSALTFILHNMVPGLQLFYEGKWVTAKCVPNSIVMHIGDTIEILSNGKYKSILHRGMVNKEKVRISWAVFCEPPKEKIILKPLPETVSETEPPIFPPRTFAEHIQQKLFKKSQEALLNK, from the exons ATGGTGAGCTCTGATTCAGTGAACTCAAGAGTTGAGACCTTGTCCAGCAGTGGAATTGCAACAATCCCAAAGGAGTACATCAGACCCAAGGAAGAGCTCATAAACATCGGTGACATCTTCGAACAGGAGAAGAGCACTGATGGGCCTCAAGTTCCCACCATTGATTTGAAGGAGATAGACTCTGAGAACGaaaatgtgagagagagatgcaGGGAGGAGTTGAAGAAGGCAGCAGTGGACTGGGGTGTCATGCACCTTGTGAACCATGGCATCTCCGATGAGCTCATGGACCGTGTCAGAAAGGCCGGGAAGGCCTTTTTCGATCTTCCCATTGAGCAAAAGGAGAAGTATGCCAATGACCAGGCCTCTGGCAAAATTCAGGGCTATGGAAGCAAGCTTGCAAACAATGCTTCTGGGCAGCTTGAGTGGGAGGACTACTTCTTCCACCTTGTATACCCTGAGGACAAGCGTGACTTGTCCATTTGGCCTCAAACACCTGCTGATTACAT TGAGGCTACCGCCGAGTATGCTAAGGAACTGAGGGCGCTAGCAACCAAGGTACTGCGCGTGCTGTCACTTGGGTTGGGATTGGAAGAAGGGAGGCTGGAGAAGGAAGTTGGGGGGCTTGAGGAGCTTCTCTTGCAAATGAAAATCAACTACTACCCACTTTGCCCTCAGCCAGAGCTTGCACTTGGTGTTGAAGCTCACACTGATGTCAGTGCACTCACCTTCATACTCCACAACATGGTTCCTGGCCTGCAGCTTTTCTATGAAGGCAAGTGGGTCACTGCTAAGTGTGTTCCAAATTCCATTGTCATGCATATTGGGGACACCATTGAGATTTTGAGCAATGGTAAGTACAAAAGCATTCTTCACAGAGGAATGGTGAACAAGGAGAAGGTGAGGATTTCATGGGCAGTTTTCTGTGAGCCACCAAAGGAGAAGATCATCCTTAAGCCGCTCCCGGAAACTGTGTCGGAGACTGAGCCGCCAATCTTCCCACCAAGAACTTTTGCTGAGCACATTCAGCAGAAGTTGTTCAAGAAGAGTCAAGAAGCTCTGCTCAACAAGTGA